In Cucurbita pepo subsp. pepo cultivar mu-cu-16 chromosome LG04, ASM280686v2, whole genome shotgun sequence, the following are encoded in one genomic region:
- the LOC111793346 gene encoding uncharacterized protein LOC111793346: MSVAVKVCGQVPGVEKWIQIPDVSSHCVQEVAKLAVEQFNVQHGHSLKYESIHEGWFCELGQNNLKYRLHIRAIDFLQRSLLYEALVFEEKPKLERIRKLISFFYLVNCGHYVGPVDPPKVEKWIKIPDLRVPFVQEVSKFAIDWYNKSGEGLKYVEIYDGWYAEMGQDNIKFRLHVKAKDCLGRLRNYEAIVLVKHFLSKKIKIFESFKLLDQVKVVPGWNQIPDVKELGLQVVIKFILEHIKIKFGDSLKFEIIYEGWYFELCPNSLKYRFHVKVIDFLGRSLKFEVVIIEERRDHLRIWKLDSIVLIVAPEPQEKKWIKIPNVQVPLVQELAKFAVDEHNNKSGEGLKYVEVYDGWFMDLGKDNIKFRLHLKAKDWLGRIRSYEAVVLVEHFWSKRIKILESFKFCGQPGVGKWIQIPNLKEPGFQVVIKFIVEQLKIIFGDCLKFDSIYEGWYFELCPISLKFRLHMKAVDFLGRCLNYEIIIVEEKRIFKLESIIVILSPGHCVGPVDPPKVEKWIKIINLQFSFVQEVSKFALDDFNVKSGDSLKYDGVYDGWYMEMGQDNIKFRIHLKAKDCLSRVHHYEAFVYVKQFLSKRIKIVESFKLIERKC; encoded by the coding sequence ATGAGTGTTGCAGTCAAGGTTTGCGGCCAAGTACCCGGTGTGGAGAAGTGGATTCAAATCCCCGATGTTAGTAGCCACTGCGTGCAAGAGGTCGCAAAGCTTGCGGTGGAACAGTTCAACGTTCAACATGGACACAGTCTTAAATACGAAAGCATTCACGAAGGTTGGTTTTGTGAACTGGGTCAAAACAACCTAAAGTACCGTCTTCATATTAGGGCGATAGACTTTCTTCAACGCTCTCTCTTGTACGAGGCACTTGTGTTCGAAGAGAAACCTAAGCTTGAAAGAATCAGAAAGTTGATATCTTTCTTCTATTTGGTGAATTGTGGACACTATGTTGGGCCGGTGGATCCACCCAAAGTGGAGAAGTGGATTAAAATTCCTGATCTTCGAGTCCCATTTGTGCAAGAAGTATCAAAGTTTGCAATAGATTGGTACAATAAAAGTGGAGAAGGCTTGAAATACGTTGAAATCTACGACGGTTGGTATGCAGAGATGGGTCAAGACAACATAAAGTTTCGCCTTCATGTTAAGGCGAAAGACTGCTTGGGACGTTTGCGCAACTACGAGGCTATTGTTCTTGTTAAGCATTTTTTGTCGAAGAAAATCAAGATTTTCGAATCTTTTAAGCTTTTGGATCAAGTAAAGGTTGTGCCCGGATGGAATCAAATACCTGATGTTAAGGAGCTTGGCTTGCAAGTGgttataaagtttattttggaacatatcaaaattaaatttggagatagtttgaaatttgagatCATTTATGAAGGTTGGTATTTTGAGTTGTGCCCAAACAGCCTAAAGTACCGTTTCCATGTTAAGGTGATAGACTTTTTGGGTCGTTCTCTCAAATTTGAGGTTGTTATTATCGAAGAGAGACGTGACCATCTAAGAATATGGAAGCTGGACTCTATCGTTCTCATAGTAGCTCCTGAACCTCAAGAGAAGAAGTGGATAAAAATTCCTAATGTTCAGGTGCCGTTAGTGCAAGAGTTGGCAAAGTTTGCCGTGGAtgaacataataataaaagtggaGAAGGCCTAAAATACGTTGAAGTCTACGACGGCTGGTTTATGGACTTGGGTAAAGACAACATAAAGTTTCGTCTTCATCTTAAGGCGAAAGACTGGTTGGGACGTATACGCAGCTATGAGGCCGTTGTGCTTGTTGAGCACTTTTGGTCCAAGAGAATCAAGATTCTCGAATCTTTCAAGTTTTGCGGTCAACCGGGTGTAGGCAAGTGGATTCAAATACCTAATCTTAAGGAGCCTGGCTTTCAAGTGGTCATAAAGTTTATAGTGGAGCAgctcaaaattatatttggagATTGTTTGAAATTCGATAGCATTTATGAAGGTTGGTATTTTGAGTTGTGCCCAATCAGCCTAAAGTTCCGTTTGCATATGAAGGCGGTAGACTTTCTGGGACGTTGTctcaattatgaaattattattgtcGAAGAGAAACGAATTTTCAAGCTGGAATCTATCATCGTCATATTGTCACCTGGACACTGCGTTGGGCCTGTGGATCCACCCAAGGTCGAGAAGTGGATTAAAATCATTAATCTTCAGTTTTCATTCGTGCAAGAGGTATCAAAGTTTGCATTGGATGACTTCAATGTTAAATCTGGAGATAGCCTCAAATACGATGGCGTTTACGATGGTTGGTATATGGAGATGGGTCAGGACAACATAAAGTTCCGTATTCATTTAAAGGCAAAAGACTGTCTGAGTCGTGTGCACCACTATGAGGCTTTTGTGTATGTAAAGCAGTTTCTCAGTAAAAGAATCAAGATCGTCGAGTCTTTTAAGCTTATCGAAAGGAAGTGTTGA